A stretch of the Bradyrhizobium arachidis genome encodes the following:
- the kdsA gene encoding 3-deoxy-8-phosphooctulonate synthase: MSDSNSAAPVVTVGPVRFGNDLPISIIAGPCQLESRQHALEVASVLKEIASRLNIGLVYKTSFDKANRTSASAQRGLGLAQSLPIFAEIRSSFGLPVLTDVHEATQCAEVAQAVDVLQIPAFLCRQTDLLLAAAATGKVVNVKKGQFLAPWDMANVVAKITSANNPNVLVTERGASFGYNTLVSDMRALPILARTGAPVIFDATHSVQQPGGKGASSGGEREFVPVLARAAVAVGVAGLFIETHPDPDSAPSDGPNMVPLREFEGLLRRLMAFDAVAKGKTS; encoded by the coding sequence TTGAGCGATAGCAATTCCGCGGCACCTGTCGTCACGGTCGGACCGGTCAGGTTCGGCAACGATCTGCCCATCTCGATCATCGCCGGCCCGTGCCAGCTCGAGAGCCGGCAGCATGCGCTTGAAGTGGCATCAGTGCTGAAGGAGATTGCGAGCCGGCTGAACATTGGGCTCGTCTACAAGACCTCGTTTGACAAGGCGAACCGCACCAGCGCATCCGCCCAGCGCGGTCTTGGGCTTGCGCAGTCACTGCCGATTTTTGCGGAAATCCGTTCCTCGTTCGGTCTGCCCGTGCTCACCGACGTGCACGAAGCGACGCAATGCGCCGAGGTGGCGCAGGCTGTGGACGTGCTCCAGATCCCGGCGTTTCTCTGCCGGCAAACCGATCTGCTGCTCGCGGCGGCCGCGACCGGCAAGGTCGTCAACGTCAAGAAGGGGCAGTTCCTGGCGCCGTGGGACATGGCGAATGTGGTCGCCAAGATCACCAGCGCCAACAATCCCAACGTGCTCGTCACCGAGCGCGGCGCCTCCTTTGGCTACAACACGCTGGTATCAGACATGCGCGCGCTGCCAATTCTGGCGCGCACCGGGGCGCCCGTGATCTTCGATGCCACCCATTCGGTGCAGCAGCCGGGCGGGAAGGGGGCATCCTCCGGCGGCGAGCGCGAATTCGTCCCGGTGCTGGCACGTGCCGCGGTCGCGGTCGGCGTCGCCGGCCTCTTCATCGAAACCCATCCCGATCCCGATTCCGCGCCGTCGGATGGGCCGAACATGGTGCCGTTGCGCGAGTTCGAAGGGCTGCTGCGCAGGCTGATGGCGTTCGACGCCGTCGCCAAGGGCAAAACATCCTGA
- a CDS encoding NIPSNAP family protein — MIYEMRVYHCLPGRLPALLKRFDTVTLKLWEKHGIRQAGFFTTLIGSSNQELTYFLAWESLAEREKKWAGFMSDPDWIDARAKSEADGQIIANIVSQFLAPTAFSAVK; from the coding sequence ATGATCTACGAAATGCGCGTCTACCATTGCCTGCCGGGCCGGCTGCCGGCGCTGCTCAAGCGCTTTGACACGGTCACGCTGAAGCTGTGGGAGAAGCACGGCATCCGGCAGGCGGGGTTCTTCACCACGCTGATCGGGTCGTCGAACCAGGAACTGACCTACTTCCTGGCGTGGGAATCGCTCGCCGAGCGCGAGAAGAAGTGGGCCGGCTTCATGAGCGATCCCGACTGGATCGATGCGCGTGCGAAGTCGGAAGCCGATGGCCAGATCATCGCCAATATCGTCAGCCAGTTCCTCGCCCCGACGGCGTTCTCCGCCGTGAAGTGA